In Coccidioides posadasii str. Silveira chromosome 4, complete sequence, one genomic interval encodes:
- a CDS encoding uncharacterized protein (EggNog:ENOG410PKDS~COG:S), with product MLAPLHRSAHHHTIRLFSSHPFNHILHYVSSPTATRSSRKRDMSSAPQVRAQSEQQQQRGRMRRFAPLNPEVRVRLGSGGTAPDLKGVVFDVDGTLCLPQHYMFQEMRSALGIDKSVDIITHIRGLPTQEERTAAAAKVQAIERSAMVKQKPQPGLTQLMDYLHSRGMKRALCTRNFEAPVTHLLTTHLPTHVFTPIVTRDTPDLMPKPDPAGILHIAKEWGLENGADDLIMVSLQPTFLPYARKNKKN from the exons ATGCTCGCGCCCCTCCATAGATCCGCGCATCACCACACCATCCGACTATTCTCGTCCCACCCGTTCAACCACATTCTCCACTACGTCTCATCACCAACAGCAACCCGCAGCAGTAGAAAAAGAGATATGTCGTCTGCTCCGCAGGTACGCGCGCAGTcagaacagcagcagcagcgggGGAGAATGCGCAGATTCGCGCCGTTGAATCCGGAGGTGAGGGTGCGGCTCGGAAGTGGGGGAACAGCGCCGGATTTGAAGGGCGTGGTGTTTGATGTTGATGGGACACTCTG CCTGCCACAGCACTACATGTTCCAAGAGATGCG GTCCGCATTAGGCATCGATAAATCCGTGGACATCATAACCCACATTCGCGGCCTTCCCACCCAGGAAGAACGAACGGCCGCCGCAGCCAAGGTCCAAGCAATCGAGCGCTCTGCGATGGTTAAGCAGAAACCTCAGCCGGGCCTCACCCAACTCATGGACTACCTCCACTCAAGGGGCATGAAGCGAGCACTGTGTACGCGAAATTTCGA GGCGCCGGTAACGCATCTCCTGACAACACATCTGCCCACGCATGTATTCACTCCGATAGTAACTCGGGATACTCCCGATTTGATGCCAAAGCCGGACCCAGCTGGTATCTTGCACATTGCGAAGGAATGGGGGCTGGAGAATGGAGCAGATGACTTGATTATGGTGAGTTTGCAACCGACTTTCCTCCCCTACGCgaggaaaaataaaaaaaattaa
- a CDS encoding uncharacterized protein (EggNog:ENOG410PIZ3~COG:O~BUSCO:5153at33183), whose translation MPGRDQGNDSADDSRTAAVRPRSKQKPSRVTKPPPPPPLSSSSQSARGRRPPRSRRAGRQDPLDFVPRGATFTNASLPVENGDSSSDQLSDDGGSQHSPSDAAAQPLSDVIMQPAVNWNKGGGGAIRTSLRGSGGTSTPVSAPASAAFDAVNDRYWRSRSASASEDERPNSSTSSANKPGNNSGDDGRISNESAGGLVMSEDSELESDAEADNSIMLNLSTPTQNENVVQTSAINGMETFDSHANGPTETQTQMQEVRAESVIEQPPVSRDNAVSRKHNSAEKIAAFESFSSKYPSPPRTLADLAREDRDMQIKYIHYNKELKNVDMNLPIRCTDCMAEGHLSEICPYKECKHCGAWGIHESRFCPAWRRCQRCRERGHDEVDCPSLLKGLASEVPCDFCCSSQHIEGECDLLWKLPKRDLGISQIFVSVCCSFCTSKQHLLGDCPIRPFSMNSSSWTLRTVDPASIANLGDTKLSLDGQNTNRDEHLTGLRIKGRANERAESDEENDDFTGSTRWKPLNKQPPRTHIRFGSGIGRGRNLGEDRQDGNGGDRYIPHDYGREYRDREFFAGRSSRQRSLSPEPYPPRQRGGGSGRHPPPRSPPRGRGRHPLPPLPPPPARGGSKNKRGGSRGGKGAKNSDNRDVYRPMPSAAKRAWDKHRF comes from the exons ATGCCTGGCCGCGACCAGGGAAATGACAGCGCCGACGACTCGCGGACCGCTGCCGTCCGCCCTCGATCCAAGCAGAAACCTTCCCGCGTAACAAAGCCGCCGCCACCACCGCCattgtcgtcgtcgtcgcaGTCCGCCAGAGGCCGTCGCCCGCCGAGGAGTCGCAGGGCCGGCCGCCAGGATCCCCTAGATTTCGTCCCGCGCGGCGCCACCTTCACAAATGCGTCGCTCCCCGTCGAAAACGGAGATTCCAGCTCAGATCAGCTCTCAGACGACGGTGGAAGCCAGCACTCGCCTTCAGATGCCGCTGCGCAACCTCTCTCCGACGTGATCATGCAGCCTGCCGTCAATTGGAACAAAGGCGGCGGGGGCGCGATCAGAACAAGCCTCCGTGGGTCTGGAGGCACATCCACTCCCGTCTCTGCGCCTGCGTCCGCCGCGTTCGACGCTGTCAATGACAGATATTGGCGTAGTCGAAGCGCTTCCGCCTCGGAAGACGAGCGCCCCAACAGCTCGACGTCAAGTGCAAATAAGCCAGGTAACAATTCTGGTGATGATGGGAGGATATCAAACGAAAGTGCTGGAGGCTTGGTGATGTCTGAGGACTCGGAGCTTGAGAGTGACGCAGAGGCTGATAACTCCATAATGCTCAACCTGAGCACGCCGACTCAAAATGAAAACGTTGTACAAACAAGTGCAATAAATGGAATGGAGACCTTTGATTCCCACGCAAATGGGCCCACTGAGACCCAGACCCAGATGCAAGAGGTCAGAGCAGAGAGTGTTATTGAACAACCACCTGTCTCTCGTGATAATGCAGTCTCTCGCAAGCACAACAGTGCAGAGAAAATTGCAGCATTTGAGTCCTTTAGTTCAAAATACCCCTCTCCTCCACGCACTCTGGCTGACCTTGCCCGAGAGGACCGAGACATGCAGATAAAGTATATTCATTACAACAAAGAACTTAAAAATGTTGATATGAATCTGCCGATTAGATGTACAGATTGTATGGCGGAAGGCCACCTTTCGGAGATCTGCCCTTATAAAGAA TGTAAACATTGTGGCGCTTGGGGCATACACGAAAGCAGATTTTGTCCCGCTTGGAGGCGGTGCCAGAGGTGTAGAGAACGGGGCCATGATGAGGTTGACTGCCCTTCTCTGCTCAAGGGATTGGCCTCCGAAGTTCCATGCGATTTCTGCTGCTCTAGCCAACACATCGAGGGTGAATGTGACCTGCTATGGAAGCTACCCAAACGTGACCTAGGTATAAGTCAAATCTTTGTGTCTGTATGCTGCAGTTTCTGCACGAGCAAACAACACCTTTTGGGCGACTGTCCAATCCGGCCGTTTTCTATGAACTCTTCGTCCTGGACTCTGAGAACCGTTGATCCGGCCTCTATTGCCAATCTTGGCGACACCAAGCTTTCCCTCGACGGACAGAATACCAACAGAGATGAACATCTTACAGGCCTGCGGATTAAAGGACGTGCCAATGAACGTGCGGAATCAGATGAGGAGAATGACGATTTTACCGGATCTACCCGCTGGAAGCCACTCAACAAACAGCCGCCTCGTACACATATCCGATTCGGTAGTGGAATCGGTCGCGGACGAAATCTAGGCGAAGACCGCCAGGATGGAAACGGAGGTGATAGGTACATACCTCACGATTATGGACGCGAATATCGCGATCGAGAATTCTTCGCTGGCCGTAGCTCTCGGCAACGGTCCTTGTCGCCCGAACCGTACCCTCCACGGCAGCGAGGCGGTGGTTCTGGCAGACATCCACCACCCAGATCCCCACCTCGTGGACGTGGACGACACCCACTACCACCCCTGCCGCCGCCGCCTGCTCGGGGCGGGAGCAAGAACAAAAGGGGTGGCTCTCGTGGTGGGAAAGGCGCCAAAAATTCCGATAATAGGGATGTGTATCGACCAATGCCCAGTGCCGCGAAGCGGGCTTGGGACAAACATAGGTTTTGA
- a CDS encoding uncharacterized protein (SECRETED:SignalP(1-22)~EggNog:ENOG410PQQR~TransMembrane:1 (n7-17c22/23o220-242i)): protein MLLSRYTLFWTLSAALSGYASAAGEVLKRQDSVGLSATTELPSTTATADASVSALTSEAVETSTATVPPPTQDASPPEPTDSDVEACHADEGSPGYPFCKPHVGQELYVDDVPHPVTWDVDAFGINSTVIITLEFVNVSESESKLAYTSEPRPNKIGFVDIKMDKSWLRDKPRNNLTLHLINFVANNEEHRTVKIGPTFSLTKKPVQHYPPPPPSKPNKLGLMVGLPVALVVVFFIACGLCIGMRKHRRIGLGSIMGRRSKGYGGAKSRIERLGGRGRRRDRSVRLDDLEDVDRYTDDPQGRAEMDRFNDMERNQGNAFKTDLARMKTWR from the exons ATGCTCTTGTCACGGTATACCCTTTTCTGGACGTTGTCCGCCGCGCTGAGCGGATACGCCAGTGCCGCTGGAGAAGTATTGAAACGACAGGATTCAGTCGGAT TGTCTGCTACGACCGAATTACCATCTACTACGGCCACCGCTGATGCCTCCGTGTCTGCGCTCACTTCAGAGGCAGTAGAGACCTCAACCGCTACGGTACCACCCCCCACGCAGGACGCTTCTCCTCCAGAGCCCACGGATAGCGACGTGGAGGCATGCCATGCCGACGAAGGCAGCCCAGGCTACCCGTTCTGCAAGCCGCATGTCGGCCAGGAGCTCTATGTTGACGATGTTCCACATCCAG TAACATGGGACGTCGATGCATTCGGAATCAATTCCACCGTCATCATCACCCTCGAATTCGTAAACGTCTCGGAAAGCGAGAGCAAACTGGCCTACACCTCCGAGCCCAGACCCAACAAGATCGGCTTCGTAGATATCAAGATGGACAAGTCCTGGCTCCGAGACAAGCCGCGCAACAACCTGACCCTGCACCTTATCAACTTCGTCGCGAACAACGAAGAGCACCGCACCGTGAAGATCGGACCCACATTCTCCTTGACCAAGAAGCCGGTCCAGCACTACCCGCCGCCTCCGCCGTCCAAGCCCAATAAGCTGGGCCTGATGGTCGGCCTGCCCGTCGCCCTGGTTGTCGTCTTCTTCATCGCCTGCGGCCTGTGCATCGGTATGCGCAAACACCGTCGTATCGGGCTGGGTAGCATCATGGGCCGTCGAAGCAAGGGCTACGGGGGAGCGAAGTCGAGAATAGAGAGGCTAGGAGGACGCGGTAGACGTCGAGATCGATCCGTCCGGCTCGACGACCTGGAAGATGTGGATCGGTACACTGATGACCCGCAGGGAAGGGCTGAGATGGACCGGTTCAACGATATGGAGAGGAATCAGGGGAATGCGTTCAAGACCGATCTTGCACGGATGAAGACCTGGAGATAA
- a CDS encoding uncharacterized protein (EggNog:ENOG410PJ7B~COG:S~BUSCO:436at33183), whose product MGVDTRKPILPAPTDSTFLDTTGGSGTGTGTGTDIATDISRRTDKTSYSLPDDGSPITISTRRKSQPREREESKVSRSGHNSHTSLLIEYFEGGKRSSGVNSRPSVRVRVTPSSSRKNKDRDDHVHITETSSGRKPSYTRRISLGTPNRTKESTEGAADDSSATSGADETPTARQPPVEIEFVDQNSGVSSRYVQPTSEISSMPPESLFGSTMGGASETQRRRRHSFSDEEEFEQNDNLLKTPSRRRSRSLSRERIAQKAAEKLSSAPRDHVSQPKQRPNERTQNSRDMGRDIFESDLKSPRKRSGKHREKDLISPESSLLSNSALSHNKVGGDQCSFRSGTSRSSLNNPKLLETVEDAIRRLILPELKELKKDQKVQSNRAKFEHDTSASRASGSVGSKDELTRRLSKHASAPDVSKPRLVVGNEDPQSPRSPSNEYSSRRERRRKKQHSPPRERRGSKFAEFLAPEEPGIYRKKSKGLRDAEAAKIVGTALTAAALKHHDSTSSFGSKRERGSRRSGSGGINETELIFEKHDVAPMPHLRSELESQVTRQSIQSQMSDNSAGPLRGEVVRGSPREVTSPTTRTLDITPRASQNSLKSPRSNLSNPPLNIDEIEQEPAHERDASPSPDIPGIDIDYPYGKEGGNLFLQRGALSPIQSVASCQEEQEENEEEQEGIQHAPLAHGDHRLSIDSLSSAPSTDLARSTRNTDHSSERRRALSDHQNESGVELGYGDSPRLSRSDEHWEESQHEEYDDDHRSVGEETEVGSVDAKRMTRYTDENFDDPFDPGHEVARGAAANAEFIHTPIGVESAVASLLDPSVVDAGSTHSPVLEPPSRPRSWGSSGSVRELTRDVTINRKGSPLKQQLNIPSGPAETSFQKRMGVSSPPQSVANSTDEDDRPYMGATGLPSAGSPIPEIGHIPDSEESEINTNPSIIQGPIGGMPQGSREHWPFGSSPPGVEGDILTNPNQYHDPLEPSPLLMDRSGPTGLGVIAEESAPLDQPYYDQSNAYHNDRVDVISPGGGKDEGYISGANHRSASSATPEPKGKGLAALEDIPFSSPLEEDDDPYTHRRQLSGFSHGIASPLYDSATGRGIDMIQSKDIVALMDHLTVRDAQRNARDTEILVTLVRSAAEMRNSFEDMKKFIATQDEKLLDTTEKHHGQTRQMLNGPRPQPASASRAPRRMSEDDDDTPTKKKNVFKRALKGLSLKSSNDLTHIEDMLVHLLGEVEALRATQENQLRGNTLTETRNSLDNPRGSLDGFGSQGQPANGSNQSARYSNSPRSTGDAKHLSLQHETERRISPVMEDNEEPLTPQEEVLLDPQMNPDAHFLGRHKRGGSVPITTPERVAVASGALSNETTPKMSTDKSRKHKSSSSSFFPRVSRWSKTTASSMGENIKNSMQLGRKERPYSEMSRSGSDLNLSGYATNDCYDHRGDDRLRSNGSLDREHRSENRPPSPLVPSQVSEIPKYRAHRDSLNLQHPQPRPGARYQTHLETQAHNYTHMESPATEAWASNHSVEGAGYQHQPQSNAGRRSPLSDGGYSATSSITSRHTGPPRPPKIRDEGPLVPHRPASIKDGVQPSYAERVALRETGNMSNPDGKIGSPKGSPGRTGPQRRPTGPRPNPSSGKYSSGQGGFSNVKRHTKHQGSPHQIDDEDDEY is encoded by the exons ATGGGTGTTGACACCCGCAAACCGATTCTCCCAGCACCCACAGATTCTACTTTCCTCGACACAACCGGTGGCAGCGGCACAGGCACCGGCACCGGCACCGACATCGCCACTGATATATCCCGCCGCACTGACAAAACATCCTACTCCCTCCCCGACGACGGAAGCCCAATCACCATTTCCACTCGCCGCAAGTCCCAGCCTCGCGAGCGAGAGGAAAGCAAGGTGTCGCGCTCTGGACACAACTCCCACACCTCCCTTCTGATAGAGTACTTCGAAGGCGGGAAGAGATCCAGCGGCGTCAACTCCCGACCCAGCGTGCGTGTCAGGGTGACTCCGTCCTCGTCACGCAAGAATAAAGATCGAGACGACCACGTTCACATCACCGAGACTTCCTCCGGGCGCAAGCCGTCCTACACCAGGCGCATCTCCCTCGGGACGCCTAATCGCACAAAGGAGTCGACAGAGGGAGCCGCTGACGATAGCTCGGCCACGTCTGGAGCGGATGAGACCCCGACTGCGCGCCAACCACCGGTAGAGATCGAATTTGTGGACCAGAATAGCGGTGTCTCCTCGCGATACGTACAACCTACGTCTGAAATTTCTTCCATGCCCCCCGAGAGCCTGTTTGGGAGCACGATGGGTGGTGCTTCCGAGACCCAACGTCGCAGACGCCATAGTTTCAGTGACGAAGAAGAATTTGAGCAAAACGATAATCTGCTGAAGACACCCTCACGTAGAAGGAGCCGCAGCCTGAGTCGTGAGAGGATCGCGCAAAAGGCCGCGGAGAAACTGAGCAGTGCGCCGAGAGACCACGTCTCGCAACCAAAACAGAGACCGAACGAGAGAACCCAGAACAGCAGGGATATGGGACGGGATATATTTGAGTCCGATCTAAAGTCTCCGAGAAAGCGATCCGGAAAGCATCGAGAGAAAGATCTGATCAGTCCAGAGTCCAGCCTGCTGAGTAACTCTGCACTTTCACACAACAAAGTCGGCGGTGACCAATGTTCTTTCCGATCGGGCACTTCACGTTCATCTCTCAATAATCCTAAGCTCCTAGAGACCGTGGAAGACGCGATTCGACGACTCATTCTCCCCGAGCTAAAGGAGCTAAAGAAAGATCAGAAGGTGCAATCCAACCGTGCGAAGTTTGAACACGACACAAGTGCCTCCCGCGCCTCGGGAAGCGTTGGCTCGAAAGACGAATTAACCAGACGCTTGTCGAAGCATGCCAGCGCTCCCGATGTGAGTAAGCCACGGCTGGTCGTTGGCAATGAAGATCCCCAGAGTCCGCGGAGCCCGTCAAACGAATATAGCAGCAGAAGAGAGCGAAGGCGGAAAAAGCAGCATTCACCGCCACGAGAACGGAGGGGTTCGAAATTCGCCGAATTCCTCGCCCCAGAAGAGCCAGGAATCTACCGGAAGAAGAGTAAAGGTCTTCGCGACGCCGAAGCGGCAAAGATCGTTGGAACAGCCCTTACTGCGGCTGCGTTGAAGCACCATGATTCGACGTCGAGCTTTGGTAGCAAGCGGGAACGCGGCTCGCGACGTAGCGGCAGTGGAGGTATCAACGAGACTGAACTTATCTTTGAGAAGCACGATGTGGCGCCTATGCCTCACCTGCGGAGCGAATTGGAATCACAAGTCACCAGACAGTCTATTCAATCACAGATGTCCGATAACAGCGCCGGCCCTCTCCGCGGAGAGGTCGTCCGCGGCTCACCCCGGGAAGTTACCTCACCCACCACTAGAACTCTCGATATTACTCCACGAGCTTCGCAAAACAGCCTTAAATCGCCCCGAAGTAATCTGTCAAACCCTCCGCTCAATATCGACGAGATCGAGCAGGAACCAGCTCACGAACGAGACGCCTCTCCAAGCCCGGACATCCCAGGCATCGACATTGATTATCCCTACGGTAAGGAGGGCGGCAACCTATTTTTACAGCGTGGTGCGCTCAGCCCGATACAGAGCGTTGCAAGTTGCCAGGAGGAGCAAGAGGAGAATGAGGAAGAGCAAGAAGGTATTCAACATGCCCCCTTAGCCCACGGCGACCACCGACTATCGAttgattctctttcttcagcACCAAGCACAGACCTAGCGAGGTCGACGCGAAACACAGACCATAGCAGCGAGAGACGAAGAGCCCTGAGCGACCATCAGAATGAATCTGGTGTAGAGCTTGGATACGGTGACTCCCCCAGACTTTCGCGGAGCGATGAGCACTGGGAGGAGAGTCAGCACGAAGAATACGATGACGACCATCGAAGCGTAGGAGAGGAAACCGAAGTGGGAAGCGTCGACGCGAAGCGAATGACCAGGTACACTGATGAGAACTTTGACGATCCCTTTGATCCAGGTCACGAAGTTGCAAGAGGTGCCGCTGCCAACGCGGAGTTTATCCATACGCCGATCGGTGTGGAATCCGCCGTGGCGTCTCTGCTTGATCCGTCTGTCGTGGATGCGGGGTCGACTCACTCGCCAGTCCTCGAGCCACCTAGCCGTCCCCGCAGCTGGGGTTCTTCGGGTTCCGTGAGAGAGTTGACTCGCGATGTCACCATAAACAGAAAAGGAAGCCCCCTGAAACAACAGTTAAACATTCCCTCCGGACCCGCTGAGACATCGTTCCAGAAACGGATGGGAGTCAGTTCGCCGCCTCAAAGCGTCGCAAACTCCACGGATGAAGATGACAGACCATATATGGGTGCCACCGGCCTTCCAAGCGCCGGAAGCCCGATCCCCGAAATTGGACATATTCCGGACTCAGAGGAATCTGAGATCAATACGAATCCGTCAATCATACAAGGTCCGATCGGCGGCATGCCGCAAGGCAGTCGTGAACATTGGCCCTTTGGTTCCAGTCCCCCAGGCGTCGAGGGAGATATACTGACTAATCCGAACCAATACCATGACCCTCTCGAACCAAGTCCCTTGCTCATGGACAGATCTGGACCTACGGGATTGGGAGTGATCGCCGAAGAGAGCGCTCCTCTCGATCAGCCATACTATGACCAATCAAACGCCTATCACAACGACCGTGTCGATGTGATTTCTCCCGGAGGAGGGAAAGACGAGGGTTATATCTCTGGTGCGAATCACCGATCTGCCAGCTCCGCTACGCCAGAGCCAAAGGGGAAAGGTCTGGCGGCGCTGGAAGATATTCCGTTTAGTAGCCCGTTGGAAGAGGATGACGATCCATATACGCACAGACGACAGCTCAGTGGGTTTTCTCATGGCATTGCGTCTCCTCTGTACGATAGTGCTACTGGACGTGGGATTGATATGATTCAGTCGAAGGATATTGTCGCGCTTATGGATCAT TTGACCGTTCGGGATGCTCAGAGAAATGCTCGTGATACTGAGATATTGGTCACTCTCGTACGCAGCGCGGCAGAAATGCGCAACTCTTTCGAAGATATGAAAAAATTTATTGCGACGCAGGACGAGAAATTACTGGATACTACCGAAAAACATCATGGACAGACTCGTCAAATGCTCAATGGACCTCGACCACAGCCAGCGAGCGCTTCACGGGCCCCGAGACGCATGTCggaagacgatgatgatacgccgacgaagaagaagaacgtGTTTAAACGCGCGCTGAAGGGTCTGAGCTTGAAGAGTTCCAATGATTTGACGCACATCGAGGATATGCTTGTTCATCTACTTGGGGAAGTGGAGGCTTTAAGGGCTACGCAGGAGAACCAGCTACGGGGGAATACGCTGACGGAAACTCGTAACTCACTGGATAACCCCCGCGGTTCCTTAGATGGTTTCGGGTCTCAAGGACAGCCGGCAAACGGCTCGAATCAGTCCGCGCGGTATTCGAACTCTCCTCGTTCCACCGGCGATGCCAAGCACTTGTCCCTGCAGCATGAGACCGAACGCCGTATTAGCCCGGTGATGGAGGATAACGAAGAGCCCCTGACGCCTCAGGAAGAAGTGCTTCTTGACCCTCAGATGAACCCGGATGCTCATTTTCTCGGCCGCCATAAGCGAGGAGGGTCGGTTCCGATAACAACCCCTGAACGAGTTGCCGTCGCCAGTGGAGCCTTGAGCAACGAGACAACACCCAAGATGTCCACGGACAAATCTCGCAAGCACAAATCGAGCAGCTCCTCTTTCTTCCCGAGAGTATCACGCTGGTCGAAGACGACAGCGTCCTCTATGGGCGAGAACATCAAGAACAGCATGCAGCTGGGCCGGAAGGAGCGTCCGTATTCAGAAATGTCGCGCTCCGGGTCCGATCTGAATCTGAGCGGATATGCTACGAACGATTGCTACGACCACCGAGGTGACGATCGACTCCGCTCAAACGGCAGTTTGGATCGTGAACACAGATCCGAGAATCGACCGCCCTCTCCCCTCGTCCCGTCGCAGGTATCAGAGATTCCGAAGTATCGCGCTCACAGGGATAGTTTGAACCTTCAACACCCGCAGCCGCGTCCTGGCGCACGGTACCAAACGCACCTTGAAACGCAGGCGCATAACTACACGCATATGGAGTCACCGGCGACCGAAGCTTGGGCGTCGAACCATAGCGTCGAAGGAGCTGGCTATCAGCATCAGCCTCAGTCTAACGCGGGTCGTCGGTCGCCACTTTCCGACGGAGGATATTCGGCTACTTCATCCATCACCAGTAGACACACTGGGCCACCCCGACCGCCCAAGATCAGAGACGAGGGCCCCTTAGTTCCACACCGACCAGCGAGTATTAAAGATGGAGTTCAGCCAAGCTATGCGGAGAGAGTCGCGCTGCGAGAAACTGGTAATATGAGCAATCCAGATGGG AAAATTGGGTCACCTAAGGGATCTCCCGGCCGCACTGGTCCTCAGCGGAGACCTACCGGTCCTCGACCAAACCCCAGTTCTGGGAAATATAGCAGTGGTCAAGGTGGTTTTTCCAATGTGAAGAGACACACAAAGCATCAGGGTAGTCCGCATCAGATCGATGATGAGGACGACGAGTATTAA
- the ORM1 gene encoding sphingolipid homeostasis protein orm1 (EggNog:ENOG410PI6A~COG:S~TransMembrane:2 (i124-140o146-164i)~BUSCO:14040at33183) — MSQTKTGRRRRSSSIIYQEPQESIEHTSDQAALPNLNANWVNAKGAWTIHFVLIIALKIFYDIIPGVSQETSWTLTNISYMFGSFLMFHWVRGVPFEFNAGAYDNLNMWEQIDNGDQYTPAKKFLLSVPIVLFLLSTHYTHYDLTYFIINFLAVLGVVIPKLPISHRMRIGWFVEEDEDS, encoded by the exons ATGTCTCAAACCAAGACAGGCCGCAGACGGCGCTCCAGCAGCATCATCTACCAGGAGCCGCAGGAATCCATCGAGCATACCAGCGACCAAGCCGCCCTGCCGAACCTAAACGCCAACTGGGTAAATGCGAAAG GTGCCTGGACCATCCACTTCGTCCTCATCATCGCCCTCAAGATCTTCTACGATATCATACCCGGTGTCTCCCAGGAGACTTCATGGACCCTCACCAACATATCCTACATGTTCGGCTCCTTCCTCATGTTCCACTGGGTCCGTGGCGTACCCTTTGAGTTTAACGCCGGCGCCTACGACAACCTTAATATGTGGGAGCAAATTGACAATGGCGACCAGTACACCCCAGCCAAAAAGTTCCTCCTCAGCGTTCCAATAGTCCTGTTTCTCCTCAGCACCCACTACACGCATTACGACTTGACATATTTCATTATCAATTTCTTGGCAGTCCTTGGTGTCGTTATTCCAAAGCTTCCGATA TCTCACCGCATGCGGATTGGTTGGTTCGTTGAGGAGGACGAGGATTCGTAG
- a CDS encoding uncharacterized protein (EggNog:ENOG410PKDS~COG:S~BUSCO:12506at33183), with product MLAPLHRSAHHHTIRLFSSHPFNHILHYVSSPTATRSSRKRDMSSAPQVRAQSEQQQQRGRMRRFAPLNPEVRVRLGSGGTAPDLKGVVFDVDGTLCLPQHYMFQEMRSALGIDKSVDIITHIRGLPTQEERTAAAAKVQAIERSAMVKQKPQPGLTQLMDYLHSRGMKRALCTRNFEAPVTHLLTTHLPTHVFTPIVTRDTPDLMPKPDPAGILHIAKEWGLENGADDLIMVGDSLDDMTAGHKAGAATVLLVNDRNQALKEHDHTNLWIERLDDLIDILENGFVSPRED from the exons ATGCTCGCGCCCCTCCATAGATCCGCGCATCACCACACCATCCGACTATTCTCGTCCCACCCGTTCAACCACATTCTCCACTACGTCTCATCACCAACAGCAACCCGCAGCAGTAGAAAAAGAGATATGTCGTCTGCTCCGCAGGTACGCGCGCAGTcagaacagcagcagcagcgggGGAGAATGCGCAGATTCGCGCCGTTGAATCCGGAGGTGAGGGTGCGGCTCGGAAGTGGGGGAACAGCGCCGGATTTGAAGGGCGTGGTGTTTGATGTTGATGGGACACTCTG CCTGCCACAGCACTACATGTTCCAAGAGATGCG GTCCGCATTAGGCATCGATAAATCCGTGGACATCATAACCCACATTCGCGGCCTTCCCACCCAGGAAGAACGAACGGCCGCCGCAGCCAAGGTCCAAGCAATCGAGCGCTCTGCGATGGTTAAGCAGAAACCTCAGCCGGGCCTCACCCAACTCATGGACTACCTCCACTCAAGGGGCATGAAGCGAGCACTGTGTACGCGAAATTTCGA GGCGCCGGTAACGCATCTCCTGACAACACATCTGCCCACGCATGTATTCACTCCGATAGTAACTCGGGATACTCCCGATTTGATGCCAAAGCCGGACCCAGCTGGTATCTTGCACATTGCGAAGGAATGGGGGCTGGAGAATGGAGCAGATGACTTGATTATG GTCGGAGACAGCCTTGACGACATGACAGCCGGCCATAAAGCCGGAGCCGCCACCGTGCTCTTGGTTAACGACCGTAACCAGGCGCTGAAAGAACATGACCACACGAATCTGTGGATAGAGCGCTTGGACGATTTGATTGACATTTTGGAGAATGGGTTTGTATCTCCCAGGGAAGATTAA